The following are encoded together in the Magnetospirillum gryphiswaldense MSR-1 v2 genome:
- the nifD gene encoding nitrogenase molybdenum-iron protein alpha chain: protein MSLDNAPDAAFNEALIKEVLEQYPEKAAKKRGRHLNIKKTDDAGASSCGVKSNVKSVPGVMTIRGCAYAGSKGVVWGPVKDMLHISHGPVGCGHYSWSQRRNYFNGTVGIDSFVTMQITSDFQERDIVFGGDKNLDKMIDELNDLFPLNKGISIQSECPIGLIGDDIEAVAKKKHKETGKTIVPVRCEGFRGVSQSLGHHIANDAIRDWVFEKSKPEWETGPYDVNLIADYNIGGDAWPSRRLLEEMGLRVVGMWSGDATLAEMERAPKAKLNLIHCYRSMNYICRHMEEKYNIPWVEYNFFGPSQIAKSLRKIASQFDETIQANAEKVIAKYEGLVADVLAKYKPRLEGKKVMLYVGGLRPRHVANAYDDLGMTIVGTGYEFGHNDDYQRTTDYVKEGTLIYDDVSGYELEKFIEKIRPDLVGSGIKEKYATQKMGVPFRQMHSWDYSGPYHGYDGFAIFARDMDLAINSPIWSKFKAPWKAA from the coding sequence ATGAGCCTCGACAACGCACCCGACGCTGCTTTCAATGAGGCCCTGATCAAGGAAGTCCTCGAGCAGTATCCCGAGAAGGCCGCCAAGAAGCGTGGCCGTCACCTCAACATCAAGAAGACCGACGACGCCGGTGCCTCCAGCTGTGGCGTCAAGTCCAACGTCAAATCCGTTCCCGGTGTCATGACCATCCGTGGTTGCGCCTATGCCGGTTCCAAGGGTGTGGTGTGGGGTCCGGTCAAGGACATGCTCCACATCTCCCACGGTCCGGTCGGCTGCGGTCACTATTCCTGGTCCCAGCGTCGCAACTACTTCAATGGCACGGTCGGCATCGACTCGTTCGTGACCATGCAGATCACCTCGGACTTCCAGGAACGCGACATCGTTTTCGGTGGCGACAAGAACCTGGACAAGATGATCGACGAGCTGAACGACCTGTTCCCGCTCAACAAGGGTATCTCGATCCAGTCCGAATGCCCGATCGGTCTGATCGGTGACGACATCGAAGCCGTCGCCAAGAAGAAGCACAAGGAAACCGGCAAGACCATCGTTCCGGTGCGTTGCGAAGGCTTCCGCGGCGTGTCCCAGTCGCTGGGCCACCACATCGCCAACGACGCCATCCGGGATTGGGTGTTCGAGAAGTCGAAGCCCGAGTGGGAAACCGGCCCCTATGACGTCAACCTGATCGCCGACTACAACATCGGCGGCGACGCCTGGCCTTCCCGCCGTCTGCTGGAAGAAATGGGCCTGCGCGTGGTCGGCATGTGGTCGGGCGACGCCACCTTGGCGGAAATGGAACGCGCTCCCAAGGCCAAGCTGAACCTGATCCACTGCTATCGGTCGATGAACTACATCTGCCGTCACATGGAAGAGAAGTACAACATTCCGTGGGTGGAATATAACTTCTTCGGCCCCAGCCAGATCGCCAAGAGCCTGCGCAAGATCGCTTCGCAGTTCGACGAGACCATCCAGGCCAATGCCGAGAAGGTCATCGCCAAGTACGAAGGTCTGGTCGCCGACGTCCTGGCCAAGTACAAGCCCCGCCTGGAAGGCAAGAAGGTCATGCTGTACGTGGGTGGTCTGCGCCCCCGTCACGTTGCCAACGCCTATGACGACCTGGGCATGACCATCGTCGGCACCGGCTATGAATTCGGCCACAACGACGACTATCAGCGCACCACCGATTACGTCAAGGAAGGCACGCTGATCTATGACGACGTCTCGGGCTACGAGCTTGAGAAGTTCATCGAAAAGATCCGCCCCGACCTGGTCGGTTCCGGCATCAAGGAAAAGTACGCCACCCAAAAGATGGGCGTGCCCTTCCGCCAGATGCACTCGTGGGACTATTCCGGCCCGTATCACGGTTATGACGGCTTCGCCATTTTCGCTCGCGATATGGACCTGGCCATCAACAGCCCGATCTGGTCGAAGTTCAAGGCTCCGTGGAAGGCCGCGTAA
- the nifH gene encoding nitrogenase iron protein: MNMPRQIAFYGKGGIGKSTTSQNTLAALVEMDQKILIVGCDPKADSTRLILNTKLQDTVLHLAAKAGSVEDLELEDVMKIGYKGIKCTEAGGPEPGVGCAGRGVITAINFLEENGAYDDVDYVSYDVLGDVVCGGFAMPIRENKAQEIYIVMSGEMMALFAANNIAKGILKYAGSGGVRLGGLICNERQTDREIDLSESLASKLNTQLIHFVPRDNGVQHAELRRQTVIQYAPDSKQAGEYRQLATKIHANAGKGTIPTPITMEELEDMLLEFGIMKSDEAALAELEAKEKSLCS; the protein is encoded by the coding sequence ATCAATATGCCTCGTCAGATCGCTTTCTACGGTAAGGGCGGTATCGGCAAGTCGACCACCTCCCAGAACACCCTGGCCGCTCTGGTCGAGATGGATCAAAAGATCCTGATCGTCGGCTGCGACCCCAAGGCCGACTCGACCCGCCTGATCCTCAACACCAAGCTGCAGGACACCGTGCTGCACCTGGCCGCCAAGGCCGGTTCGGTCGAAGACCTGGAACTCGAAGACGTGATGAAGATCGGCTACAAGGGCATCAAGTGCACCGAAGCCGGTGGCCCCGAGCCGGGCGTCGGCTGCGCCGGTCGTGGCGTCATCACCGCCATCAACTTCCTGGAAGAAAACGGCGCCTATGACGACGTCGATTACGTCTCCTACGACGTGCTGGGCGACGTGGTGTGTGGCGGCTTCGCCATGCCCATCCGCGAGAACAAGGCCCAGGAAATTTACATCGTCATGTCCGGCGAAATGATGGCGCTGTTCGCCGCCAACAACATCGCCAAGGGCATCTTGAAGTATGCCGGTTCCGGCGGCGTCCGTCTGGGCGGCCTGATCTGCAACGAACGTCAGACCGACCGTGAAATCGATCTGTCCGAGAGCCTGGCTTCCAAGCTGAACACCCAGCTGATCCACTTCGTCCCGCGTGACAATGGTGTGCAGCACGCCGAGCTGCGTCGCCAGACCGTCATCCAGTACGCGCCCGACTCGAAGCAGGCCGGTGAATACCGCCAGCTCGCCACCAAGATCCATGCCAATGCCGGCAAGGGCACCATCCCGACCCCGATCACCATGGAAGAGCTTGAAGACATGCTGCTGGAATTCGGCATCATGAAGTCCGACGAAGCTGCCCTGGCCGAGCTCGAGGCCAAGGAAAAGAGCCTGTGCAGCTAA
- a CDS encoding NAD(+)--dinitrogen-reductase ADP-D-ribosyltransferase, producing the protein MGVVGVSSREKRSFGQSTNLVGVPTELLGCREFNAHPVELHISGAREMNKNLFEMLSHAPDLADAGLAFHSYMNAMFGIDPEQREGGDRARRFRASFLRLLKGWGYDSNGPEGAVLKGWVQSRFGLFPTFHKQVIDRLTGPVWTAYVEEKMSSRFHNNSIHTQLDMLYEFCQWALATFVAPGKTHLTLYRGTNSFDEHQIVERLDRRRVVMRINNLASFSEHRDVASCFGDIIVTAHVPVVKMLFFNTLLPIHPLKGEGEYLVIGGEYLADASYL; encoded by the coding sequence ATGGGAGTGGTGGGCGTGTCATCCAGGGAAAAGCGCAGTTTCGGTCAGTCGACCAATCTTGTGGGGGTGCCCACCGAGTTGCTGGGCTGCCGCGAATTCAATGCGCATCCGGTGGAGTTGCACATTTCCGGTGCACGCGAGATGAACAAGAATCTGTTCGAGATGCTTTCGCACGCCCCTGATCTGGCCGATGCCGGCTTGGCGTTTCACTCTTATATGAACGCCATGTTCGGCATTGATCCGGAACAGCGCGAGGGTGGCGACCGGGCCCGGCGTTTCCGCGCTTCGTTCCTGCGTCTGCTCAAGGGCTGGGGGTATGACAGCAACGGCCCCGAAGGCGCGGTACTGAAAGGTTGGGTGCAAAGCCGCTTCGGCCTGTTTCCCACCTTCCATAAGCAGGTCATCGACCGCCTGACCGGGCCGGTATGGACGGCTTATGTGGAAGAAAAGATGTCGTCGCGCTTCCACAACAATTCCATCCATACCCAATTGGATATGTTGTATGAGTTCTGCCAATGGGCGCTGGCCACCTTCGTCGCGCCGGGCAAGACCCATCTGACCCTGTATCGGGGCACCAATTCCTTCGACGAGCATCAGATCGTCGAACGTCTCGACCGCCGCCGGGTGGTGATGCGCATCAACAATCTGGCGTCGTTTTCCGAACATCGCGATGTCGCCAGCTGTTTCGGCGACATCATCGTCACCGCCCACGTCCCGGTGGTGAAAATGCTTTTTTTCAACACGCTGTTGCCCATCCATCCGTTGAAGGGCGAAGGCGAATATCTGGTCATCGGCGGTGAATACCTTGCCGATGCCAGCTATCTTTAG
- the draG gene encoding ADP-ribosyl-[dinitrogen reductase] hydrolase produces the protein MEQNIPLLDRALGAYFGLAVGDALGATVEFLTRGEIQSQYGVHRKMVGGGWLHLAPGQITDDTEMSLALGRSLARMGRFDAVEACEEFAAWLKTGPVDIGNTCRRGIRRYMIHGSVDGPYCDGDAGNGAAMRVLPMALATLSQPDRVEPWTLAQCHITHNHPLSDHASLTMVRMVQALLKGEGMKGARAIATALVDKHKCFRFEVFKGQSTAYIVDTMQTVLHFYFVTDSFQDCLIQTVNQGGDADTTGAMVGMLAGACYGLSAIPKSWLNKLDKAVAEEIRAQVPKLLAIGA, from the coding sequence ATGGAACAAAACATTCCTTTGCTGGACCGGGCCTTGGGCGCCTATTTCGGCTTGGCCGTGGGCGATGCCCTGGGGGCCACCGTCGAGTTCCTGACCCGCGGTGAAATCCAAAGCCAATATGGCGTCCACCGCAAGATGGTCGGCGGCGGCTGGCTGCATCTGGCCCCCGGTCAGATCACCGACGACACCGAGATGTCGCTGGCCCTGGGCCGCTCGCTGGCGCGCATGGGCCGTTTCGACGCCGTCGAAGCGTGCGAGGAATTTGCCGCCTGGCTGAAGACCGGTCCGGTGGATATCGGCAACACCTGTCGGCGTGGCATCCGCCGCTATATGATCCATGGCAGCGTGGACGGCCCCTATTGCGACGGCGACGCCGGCAATGGTGCCGCCATGCGGGTGTTACCCATGGCTCTGGCGACCTTGAGCCAACCCGACCGGGTCGAGCCGTGGACCTTGGCGCAATGTCACATCACCCACAATCATCCTTTGTCGGATCACGCCTCGTTGACCATGGTGCGCATGGTTCAGGCGCTGCTGAAGGGCGAGGGTATGAAAGGTGCCCGGGCCATCGCCACCGCCTTGGTGGACAAGCACAAATGCTTCCGTTTCGAGGTGTTCAAGGGCCAAAGCACGGCCTACATCGTCGACACCATGCAAACGGTGCTGCACTTTTATTTCGTCACCGATTCATTTCAGGATTGTCTGATTCAGACCGTCAACCAAGGGGGCGACGCTGATACCACCGGCGCCATGGTCGGCATGTTGGCCGGCGCCTGTTACGGCCTGTCGGCCATCCCCAAATCCTGGTTGAACAAATTGGACAAGGCGGTGGCCGAGGAAATCCGCGCCCAGGTGCCCAAATTATTGGCCATCGGGGCGTAG
- a CDS encoding nitrogenase-associated protein: protein MAHVIFYEKPGCGGNARQKKTLSDSGHELVVRDLLSHPWSGAELLAFLAPLPPADWFNRAAPKIKSGEIVPENLGPGKALALLMEDHLLIRRPLMQVGDQRMVGWDEAKVAAWIGLDGAAGIGEGCPKHDHAPKCEPPAA, encoded by the coding sequence ATGGCCCACGTCATATTCTACGAAAAGCCCGGTTGCGGCGGCAACGCCCGGCAAAAGAAGACATTGTCGGATTCGGGACATGAATTGGTGGTGCGCGATCTATTGTCGCATCCGTGGTCGGGCGCCGAGCTGCTGGCCTTCCTCGCCCCCTTGCCCCCTGCCGATTGGTTCAACCGCGCCGCCCCCAAGATCAAGTCCGGCGAGATCGTCCCGGAAAATCTGGGTCCGGGCAAGGCCCTGGCCCTGCTGATGGAAGACCACCTGCTGATCCGCCGCCCGCTGATGCAGGTCGGCGACCAACGCATGGTCGGTTGGGATGAAGCCAAGGTCGCCGCCTGGATCGGCCTTGATGGCGCCGCCGGCATCGGCGAAGGCTGCCCCAAGCACGACCACGCGCCGAAGTGCGAACCGCCGGCGGCTTGA